Proteins encoded together in one Porites lutea chromosome 2, jaPorLute2.1, whole genome shotgun sequence window:
- the LOC140927238 gene encoding CUB domain-containing protein-like has product MGTPFLFSLTVLSCMANSQSARVPFLNWGNDSPLEHQEQNPPPGPLNCSSCAALSEQSCIAMQTVEQCPAPSPGQEDLVCFTQQASDSNTNQTFFTRGCILPSLCDLVCSSFNNSRGGAIESCSTVCCNTRLCNAGSLPTTQAPTTMVPSTTVQPTTPLACGGELMGKSGTFKSPNFPNNYPNNVTCVWTIIPPNRTVLSIVFFQLGCGDFVEVFVGDRLEWSLTGRMLRMKCSRFGDESEQFSNDEDLNNLISGIDRYDDNGDDNSDYDDEDIDRKIDYEQSEVYNEDDTDANDNDDNNDVYNENDVEDEENYQLENGEYLADANPWSGRKWRRMRGSRRRVRRLRRRLQVLRIRGGQEVRIVFSSNGNGTMRGFKASYVVRRVWRTRPIWGRG; this is encoded by the exons ATGGGGACGCCGTTTTTGTTTTCGTTGACG GTTTTGAGTTGTATGGCAAACTCCCAGTCAGCACGTGTTCCCTTTCTTAACTGGGGTAATGACTCCCCCCTGGAACATCAAGAGCAGA ATCCTCCGCCAGGACCACTGAACTGCTCAAGTTGCGCGGCATTGAGCGAACAAAGTTGCATAGCGATGCAAACTGTAGAACAATGTCCAGCACCTTCACCAGGCCAGGAAGACTTGGTTTGTTTTACTCAACAAGCATCTGACTCAAATACAAACCAAACATTTTTCACCAGAGGATGTATTCTGCCGTCCCTGTGTGATCTTGTTTGCTCGTCGTTTAATAACAGTAGAGGGGGAGCAATTGAGTCTTGTTCAACGGTTTGTTGCAATACAAGGTTATGCAATGCTGGGTCTCTTCCAACTACCCAGGCGCCAACAACAATGGTTCCGTCAACAACTGTACAACCAACAACTCCACTTG CATGTGGTGGTGAACTGATGGGTAAATCTGGAACTTTTAAGTCTCCTAATTTTCCTAATAACTACCCTAATAATGTAACCTGCGTTTGGACGATTATTCCACCAAACAGAACAGTGCTCTCTATTGTATTCTTCCAGCTTGGGTG CGGAGATTTTGTAGAAGTCTTTGTGGGTGACCGTCTTGAGTGGAGTTTGACAGGAAGGATGTTAAGGATGAAGTGTTCCCGCTTCGGCGACGAGAGCGAACAGTTTTCCAACGATGAAGATCTTAACAACCTCATAAGTGGTATCGACAGGTATGACGATAATGGTGATGATAACAGTGACTACGATGACGAGGATATTGACAGGAAAATCGATTATGAGCAGTCTGAAGTTTATAACGAAGATGACACTGATGCtaatgacaatgatgacaataaCGACGTATATAATGAGAACGACGTTGAAGATGAAGAAAATTATCAACTAGAAAATGGCGAGTATCTAGCGGACGCAAATCCCTGGAGTGGAAGGAAGTGGAGGAGAATGCGAGGGAGCCGGAGGAGAGTGCGCAGGCTCAGAAGGAGGCTGCAAGTTTTGCGTATAAGAGGAGGCCAGGAAGTAAGAATTGTTTTCAGTTCCAATGGCAATGGAACCATGCGTGGGTTCAAAGCTTCCTATGTGGTTCGAC gTGTTTGGCGTACGCGTCCGATTTGGGGTAGAGGataa
- the LOC140929133 gene encoding zinc metalloproteinase nas-39-like codes for MKIIILFLSVVVSCVTVAESVRLPFPLNMLPGKLLPGQQQGMCGGLLTGPSGNLASPYYPDNYPNNAYCVWTITVPQGSQLRIDFLFFETESCRDYVKVFAGRRLLHRVSGKGVDTDEKYLKKIDDDKDDEFDDDDDDDECDDDDRDDRDDRDDRDDRDDHDEREDGYDDKRSFGKLSYENRRRRDANVVSIQGTAEPIRIVFRSDPWVTRRGFFAHYTVGQAAICGGPLTGISGNFTSPGFPANYPNDARCRWSITVPRGSTLMLNFVTFETERCHDYVEIVQGWRVLQRMSGVYYRYGWINDEDDDDDDDCDDDDDEDDDDDDDKDDRDDHKKKKYRTGGFFGFPYLYIPGTGEEIVIIFKSDRIITRQGFNVMYRVLQGGLFG; via the exons atgaaaataattattctttttctATCG GTAGTGGTATCCTGCGTAACAGTAGCTGAATCAGTGAGGTTACCTTTTCCTCTAAACATGTTACCTGGGAAACTGTTGCCAGGTCAACAGCAAG GGATGTGTGGTGGTCTTCTCACTGGTCCATCCGGGAATTTGGCATCTCCTTATTATCCTGACAACTACCCTAACAACGCCTATTGTGTCTGGACAATTACCGTACCTCAAGGATCACAACTCAgaattgattttcttttcttcgaaACTGAATCTTG CCGTGATTACGTCAAAGTTTTTGCGGGAAGACGACTTTTACATCGTGTCTCTGGGAAGGGAGTTGATACAGACGAAAAATATCTCAAGAAAATtgatgatgataaagatgaCGAAttcgatgatgatgatgatgatgatgaatgtGATGACGATGATCGTGATGATCGTGATGATCGTGATGATCGTGATGATCGTGATGATCATGATGAACGTGAAGACGGTTATGATGATAAACGAAGTTTTGGCAAACTCTCCTACGAAAACAGGCGCCGGCGAGATGCTAATGTTGTATCCATCCAAGGAACTGCTGAGCCAATCAGGATTGTTTTTAGATCGGATCCTTGGGTCACCAGGAGGGGATTCTTTGCTCATTACACTGTTGGACAAGCAG CAATTTGTGGAGGTCCATTGACTGGTATATCTGGAAATTTCACATCACCTGGTTTCCCTGCTAATTATCCAAATGACGCACGGTGCAGATGGTCAATTACTGTGCCAAGAGGATCGACCCTGATGCTGAATTTCGTTACCTTTGAAACTGAGCGATG TCACGATTACGTTGAAATCGTGCAAGGATGGCGAGTATTGCAGCGTATGAGTGGAGTATATTATCGCTATGGTTGGATCAACGAcgaagatgatgacgacgacgatgattgtgacgatgatgacgacgaagatgatgacgacgacgatgataaAGACGACAGAGATGAtcacaagaagaaaaaataccGAACGGGAGGATTCTTCGGATTTCCTTACTTGTACATTCCAGGAACAGGGGAAGAGATTGTAATCATTTTTAAATCAGACCGCATTATCACCAGACAAGGATTCAATGTGATGTATCGCGTATTGCAAG GTGGTTTATTTGGATAA